A segment of the Georgenia sp. M64 genome:
CGCCATGCCGGCGATCCCGGTGAGCAGGCCGAACATCAGCACGCCGCCGTAGGACCCGCGCATGCCGACGAGGATCTTCTGCCCGACCCCGAGGTGGCCGTCGTCCAGCTCGCCGACGTCCGGGACGGGGTCCAGGACGTCGGAGGTGTCCGCGACCTGGAGGGTCGGCAGCGCCACCTGCCCCTGGGCGAAGTGGGCCGCGACCTGCGCGGCCAGCCAGATCGAGCGCTCGTTGGTCCACACGAACGTGTCGGAGACGGCGGAGGCGACCCGCTGCTCGAGCCACTCGGTGAACTCCGGCCAGACCTGGCCGGGATCACCGGCGTCGACGGCCGCCTCGGCCTCGCGCTGGACGGAGCGCATCCGGTCGCGGAGGTCGTACTCCATGTCCGCGATGAGGTCGCCCATCCCGTCGGCCAGGGTGGTCTGCCACCGTGAGGATCGCCGCCGCTGCTCGTCGGCCTGCTGCTTGGCCGCCTCGAGCCCCGCGATGATCTGGGGGGCGGCGTCGGGGTCCTTGAGCGCGTCGAGCTCCGAGCGCAGCGCCAGCTCGAGGTGCTCGGCGGTGAAGAGCAGGTCGTTGGCGACCGACCGCCGGCTCAGCCGCTCGGCCTGGCCCAGCACCTGGTGGCGCAGGTGGCCCACGAGCGCGGGGAAGCCGGACTCCTTGTTCAGCTCGGGGTCGGCCTCTCGCGCGGCCGTCAGCCGCAGCACCGAGGACACGGGGATGAGCGGGATGTCCCCGCGCACGGTCGCCAGGTGGTCCTGGTCGAGCTCGGCGATGCGCCGCCACCGGGGGTACAGGTCGGTCTTGGTCAGGACGCACGCGACGTTGGGGCACACGCGCAGGGCCTGCCTGAGGAAGCGGATCTCGGGCTCGGTCAGCTCCTGGGAGGCGTCGGTGACGAAGAGCACCGCGTCGGCCGTCGTCAGGGCGGAGAGGGTGGCGACCCCGTGGCCGGAGTCCAGCCCGCCCACACCCGGCGAGTCCACGAGGACCAGCCCGCCCTTGAGCACGCTGCGGGGCAGGGCGACCTCGGCAGCGAGGAGGTTCTCGGCGTTGCCGGGGTTCCCGCGCTCCGAGACGTGCGACGCCACCTCCCCGAGCGGGACCGCGCGCCGCTCGGGGACCGCCTCCCCGTCCGGGCCGGCCGGCCCCGCGGCGACGAGCACCGCGGCCGGTTCCGTCCCGTGCCGGACCATCGTGGGCACCGCGGTGGCGACGTCGTCGTCGACCGCGCAGACCGGCGCGCCCACGAGGGCGTTGACGAGCTGGCTCTTGCCCTGCTTGAGCTCCCCGACGACGACGACCCGGACGGACGGGTCGAGCAGGCGGGCCCGGGTCTGCTCGAGGCGGCGGCGCAGGTCGAGCCGGTCCCCGGCGCCGACGAGCCGCATGGTCTGCTCGACGAGCCCGACCAGGTCCTCCACGTGTCCTCCTGTGCTGCGTCCTTGCCCTCAGCGGTCCCGTTCGTCGGTCGGAGCGCCTGACGCGCCGGACCCGGCCCAGCGGCAGGGGGGGGTGTGGTCGCTGGGCCGGGGCGGCGCGGTGCGGTGGATCAGGCGGCGGCGTCGCCCGGTCCGGTCTCGGAGACGAGCTCGACGTCGACCTCGTTGTCCTCGACGATGACGGAGTCGTTGATGGACTCGTCCTCGAACTCGGGGTTGAAGGAGTCCTCGATCGCCACGTCGAGCTCGACGTCGGCCTCGACCGAGTTGTCGACCGAGTTGTCCTCGTTGAAGGACTCCTCGATGTCGACCTCGACGTCCGTCTCCGTCGAGTTGTCGACCGAGTTGTCCTCGTTGAAGGAGTCCTCGATCTCGACGTCGGTCTCGACCGAGTTGTCCTGGTTGAAGGAGTCCTCGATGTCGACCTCGATGTCCGTCGTCGTGGAGTTGTCGGAGTTGTCCTGGAAGGAGTCCTCGATCTCGACGTCGGTGTTGCCGACGTCGCTGTCGGAGATGAGGTCGCCGGGGCCGGCCTCGTTGAGGGAGTTGTCCGAGGCGTCGATCGTGACGTCGCCGACCGTGATGTCGGTGTCGTTGTCCTCGATCTCGCCGCCGCGGTCCGCGAGCTGGCCGGTGTTGCCGCTGTTGTCGGTCGACTCGTTCTCGCCGCCGTTGAACGCGACCTGGCCGGAGTTGCCGCTTGCGTCGACGTCGTTGTCCTCGACCGTGCCGCCGCGGTCGGCGAGGTTGCCGCTGTTCTCGACGTCGTTGTCCTGGTTCTCGCCACCGCGGTCGGCGTACTGACCGCTGTTCTCGATGACGCTCGCGTCGCCGTCGTCCCCGACGTACGCACCCGAGTTGTGCACGACCTCGGCGTCGTCGCCGGCGGCCGTGGAGTTGTCACCGCTGGAGACCACCGCGTCGTTGTCGAAGAGCTGCAGGACGTCGCCGTCGGCCCAGATGTTCTGGTTGACCGACTGGTCCACGACGGTGTCGCGGTCGTCCACCGTGGAGGTGTAGGAGTAGTTGTTCACCACGTTGTGGATCTGCTGGACGGCGTGGCTGTGGTCGTCGTCGCGGTCCTTGTGCCAGTCGTCGCGGTCGTGGTCGTCCCGGTCCTTGTGGTCGTCGTCGCGGTCCTTGTGCCAGTCGTCGCGGTCGTGGTGGTCGTCGCGGTCCTTGTGGTCGTCGTCCCGGTCCTTGCCGCCGCCGTAGTCGTGGTCGCGGTCGGGCTTGCCCACCCACGAGGTGTTCCCGCCGGTGTTGTACTCACGGTCGAAGGTGGAGTCCATGCGTACCGGGGCGTAGTCGATGACCACCGGCATGACGGCGTCGACGTCGTCGGTGCACACCGAGCCCAGCCCGTTCGCGGCCAGCGTGCCCTCGGGATCGTCGTTGAACGCCGCGACCTTGGCCGGGTCGCTCATGAGGCTGAGCAGGAAGTCCAGGAGCGTGCTTGCCAGAGTTGCCATGATCTGTCCTCGTCGGTCGAAGGGTGCCGGCCTCGTTGCCGGCGACGTCACGAACGTAGGTCGGGGCCCGTGGGAGGCACATCGGGGATCGGCCCCCCGCTCCCCCGCGCCCGTTAGGGGATCCGTCCGCCCAGCGCGGGCCCGGCGGGCCCCTCACCCGCCGCCGCCCAGCTCGGCACGTAGGCGCACGAGCAGGTCGGAGCGGCTCTGCGCCCCGAGCCGGCGCCGGATCCGCGCCACGTGGTGCTCGGCCGTGCGGGGGGAGATGTACAGGGTCTCGCCGATGTCGCGGTAGGTGCGCCCCGCGAGGACCATCGCGGCGACCTCACGCTCCCGGTCGCTCAGCAGCGTCGAGACCCCGCCGCCACCCGCACCGGTCGGGGGTGGCGCCGCGCGGGGCGGGCCACCCGGCGTGGGTGGCGCAGCGTCGACCGGGCGGACGTCGACCGGGCGGACGTCGACCGGGCGGACGTCGACCGGATGGCGCGCCGTGCGGGCGAGCCGGTGGTCGATCCGCGTCGGCCCCCCGCCGGAGCTGCCGACCCCGGGGCCCGCCGCCGGCGCACCGGTCGGACCCGCGGCGGGTGCCGCCTCGGGGACCGTCGCACGGACGGGGTGCATGGCCCTGGCGCGGGCCAGGAGACGGCCCTGCTCGCGCCGGTCGTCGGCCCGCGCGGCGGCGTGACCGACGAGCCGGGCCCCCTCCCACACCATCCCCGCGCGGGCGAGCCCCTCGGCAGCCTCCTCCACCTCTGCGGCGTCGAAGGACCGTGCCAGGACCCGCACCCAGGCCCGGCCGGCCGGAGCCAGGGCCGCGGCGAGACGGTTCGTCGGCGCGGCCGCGACGACCGCGGCGGCGTGCGGACGCAGGTCCTGGGGGCGGTCGGCGAGGATCGCGGCCTGGACCGCACCCCAGTGCAGGGGGACCGCCCAGTGCGCGGGGCGGCCCAGCCGCTCCAGCAGCGCCCAGGCGTCGGTCAGGTGCGGCTCGAGGATCTCGGTGTCGCGCAGCCGGGCGGCACAGACGTGCAGCTCGGCGAGCGCCTGGATGGTGAACAGGTCCGAGGGGCAGCGCAGCAGCTGCTCCCGGGCGGCGCTCCACGCGCGCACCAGGGCGGCGGCGTCGTCGGCGCGTCGGGCCAGGCCGACGTCGAGGGTCAGCGCCAGGCACCGGTCGCGCCCGTCCAGGCGGTGCTCCCGCGCCTCCGCCAGAGCCGCCCGGGCGGGCGCGGGCTGGTCGCGCAGCATGGCCGTCCAGGACCGCACGAGGAGGAGGTGGGGTCGGACCGCGGCACCGCCCTGGCCGGCGCGCAGGGCGTCGTCGAGGACGGTGCCCGCGAGCGGCGCCTCGGCGTTCTGCAGAGCGACGAGGGCGGCGAGGACCGCGGGGAGCTCGGGCAGCGGGGGCGGCGCCGCAGCCGAGCTGAGGGTGTCCGAGGCACGCAGGAGCAGGGCCAGGGCCCTCGTCGGGCTGCCCACCACCGAGCATCGCAGCCCCTCGGCCATGAGCCGGGTGGCCACCCCCACCGTGGTCGGCGACCCCACCACGCCCGCGAGCAGGCTCTCCGCGCCGTCGAGGTCGCCCGTGCCGAGCATGGTCACGGCGGCGACGGGCGCGGAGCTGCCCACCCGTGGGCCCAGCCAGCGGTAGGCCTCCGCGCTGCGGACGAGCATGCCTCGGCGCGCCCAGACGGCGGCGGCGACGTCGACCGCGAGCACGGGCGGCTCGGGCCGCGAGAGCAGGTCGTCGACGAGCCGGGACGCGGCCTCCGTGTCCCCCGCCGCGGCCGCGGCACGGGCGCGACGGGCCGCCGTGAGGTCCTCCCCCGCACCGGCCGCCGCGGCGGCGCGGTAGAGGCCGGCCGCCTCCTCCGGCCGGTCGGAGACGAGGTCGTCACCGGCGCCGAGGAGCGCGTGGGCGAGGGCGGGGTGACGCACACCGGCGTCGGCGAGGTCGCGCGCGAGCGTGGACCCGATGGGCCGCCCCGCCTCGACGACGGTCTCCACGAGCCGGTGCCGCAGCGCGTGCTGGAGGTGCGGGTCCGTCCCGGCGAGCACCGCCGCGCCGACCAGTGGCACGCCGGTCGCGCCGCGCGCGAGCAGGCCCTCGTCCCGCGCGGCGTCAACGACGGCTGAGCCGTGCTCGAGGACGGCCGGGGGCAGGACCGGGCCCGACAGGTCGAACCCGACCGCCAGGGCCAGGAGGAGCTCCTGCGTGGCGGGCTCGAGGTGGTCGAGCTCGACGCCGAGCCGGGTGGCCACCTCCGGCGGCACGACGGGGACGGGGAGCCGGCCGTGCTCCCACGCCTCCGCGACCCGGTGCATGAGCCACGGCAGGCCGGCGGTCGCGCGGTGCAGCTCGGCCACGGCCTCCGCCGGGAGGGCGACGCCGAGCACCTCCTCGGCGTACCGGGCGACCTCGGCGAGGCCGACCGGCCCGAGGACCACCCGGCGGCGCCGGGTGCCCATCGCGGCCAGGACCCGGTCGAGGTGGGATCGGCCCGGGCCGGGCCGGTGCGCGACGACGAGGTGGTGCGTGCCGGCGTGCGCGAGCCGGGTGAGCGCGTCGAGCTCGTCGTCGACGAGGAGGTGCGCGTCGTCGACGAGGACGGCGCCGCCCGGCGGGACGTCGGCGCCGGCGGTCTCGGCCGTCCTCACGCCGGCGCCGTGCAGCCGTTCGGCGAGGGCGGCGAGCAGCACGCTCTTGCCCGAGCCGCCCGGGCCCGTGATGCTCGCGAGGAGCAGCCCCGGCGCGTCCGCGAGACGGAGCAGGTCCTCGGCCTGGTCGTGCCGGGCGAGCGGCGGGACGCGGAGCGGAGGACGGGCGGTCGCCATCGCGGTCACCCGGCGGTCGGGGCGGCGGTGGGCTCGACGGGTGGGTCGGTGGGGTCGGGGGCCGGCTCGGTGGCGGGCGTGGTGGGGTCGGGGGCGGGGGTCGTCGGGTCCGGCGCGGGGGTCGTCGGGTCCGGGGCCGGCTCGGTCGGGTCCGGCGCGGGGGTCGTCGGGTCCGGGGCCGGCTCGGTCGGGTCCGGCGCGGGGGTCGTCGGGTCCGGGGCCGGCTCGGTCGGGTCCGGCGCGGGCGTCGTCGGGTCCGGTGCCGGCGTCGTCGGGTCCGGCGCCGGTGTCGTCGGGTCCGGTGCCGGTGTCGTCGGGTCCGGGGCCGGTGTCGTCGGGTCCGGGGCCGGCTCGGTCGGGTCCGTCGCCGGTGTCGTCGGCGTGGTCGGGTTCGTCGTGGGGCTGCCCGGCGTCGTCCCGGACGCGGTGGGGCCACCTGTCGGCCCGGGGGTCGCCGGCGCGGTCGGGGACTCGGGCGCGGCCAGCGGGGTCCCCGCGTGCTCCTCGACACCGGCGGCCGCGAGGAGTCGCGGAGTGCCGGGACCGGTCTCGCCCGCGGAGTCCGTACGTCCCCCGGCCCCCGTGCCGGCCGTGCCCGCCGTACCCGCGGTGCCCGGCGTCGTCGCGCCGGGTCCGGTCCCCTCGGCGTCGGTGCCGCCTGCGGGCGCCTCGGTCTGCCCGGCGGCCGCGGTCGCCGGCTTGCCGGGGAAGGGCAGGAGCGACAGGAAGGTGCCGCCCCCGGGCGCGCCGGGCTCGACCGGTGTCTGCCCGGCGACCGCGGTGACGACGACGATGGTCGTCACCGCGGCGGCGACCGCCATGGCCCGCAGGCCGCGCCGACCGAGGAACATCACCCGGGTCAGGGCGCCGACGTCCATCGCCGCGACCGCCGGCGAGGACACCGTCACGAGCCCGGCCTGCGTCGCCGCCACAGGCTCGTCCTGCTCGGCCGGCGGGGCGGCCGGCTCCGGACGGGAGAGGGTGGCCGCGCCGAGGGCGGCCCCGCGCGCCGCGGCCGTCCCCGGCGCGTCCGCGACGACGACGGCCCGGTCGAGCGCCTCGCACACCCCCTGGACGACAGCGGGGACGCAGGCCGCGCCACCGACGAGGAGCACCTCGTCGACCTCCGCCAGACCCGCGGCGGCGAGGGTGTCGGTGAGCACCCGGACCGTCCGGGCCACCGGCTCGGCCACGAGCGCGTCGAACTCCGAGCGCACGAGCCTGATGTGGCGCTCCCCGTCCGGCCCGGGCACGACGACATCGGTCTCGGGGTCCGCGCTCAGCGCCCGGGTCGCCCGCTCGCAGTCCGTCCGGAGCCGCGCCAGCTCGGAGCGGACGGCCGCGTCGTCGCGGTCGAGGGCACCGACGGCGGTGCCCACACCGGCCAGCACCCGGGAGAGGACCGCCTCGGTGAGGTCGGCGGTCCCGGTCGCCCCGTCGCGACCGGGACGCCCGACCGGCTCGAAGGAGCCGGGGCCCGTCCGGCGCACCACGGCGGCGTCCGTGCCGCCGCCGACGTCGAGGACGGCGACGGTCGTGCCGTCGGGCAGGGCGCGCTGGGCCTCGAGCGCCCGGGCCGTCGCCACGGTGGTGGGCTCGAGGGTCGCGGCAGCCAGGCCGACACCGGCCAGCGACTCGCGCAGGAGGTCGGTGCGGTAGGGCCCCCACGTGGGCGGGTGGCAGAGGACGACGGCGGCCGGGGGCGCGCCCTCCTGCTCCTCGACGCGCTCGACGACGCGGCGCACGAGGGCGGCCAGGAGGTCCTCCGCACGCACGGCGATGTCCCCGAGGTGGACCGGGACGGGGTCGCCCACCCGCTCGACCAGCCCGACGCAGACCCGCTCCGGCGCGGTGTCACGCAGCTCGAGGGCCTCCTCGCCCACGACCGTGGTGCCGTCCTCGCGCAGGCCGATGGCCGCGGGGACCGCCGCACTCCCCCTGCCCAGCCCCACGACCTCCGGGGGCTCGTCCGTCTCGCGGCCCAACGCCGCTGTCACCGTGGTCGTCCCGACGTCGATGCCGAGGCCATAGCTCATGAGCAAGTCCTCCGAGCCTTCCGGCTCATCAGCCCCCCTGCTCCGTTGTCGAGGTTAGAGCGGTACGGCCGTCACCGCTAGGGGTAGCGGGTCCGAAGAACCGGGCTCTACCGGACGGCCGCCCCCTGTGATACGGGCGAAAATTGTCGCGAACCGCCCCGGACAGCAACGCCGCAGGTGGGGAGGGCGAGGGTGGTACCAGACCGCGCGCGCCCGGGAACGGGTCTCTACCCTGGGCGCGGTGACCACCCTGCTCCTGGCCTCCGCCTCCCCCGCACGCCTCGCCACCCTGCGCTCCGCGGGCGTGCGTCCCGACGTCCGCGTCTCCGACGTCGACGAGCCCGCGGTGCTCGCAACGGCCGTGCTGGACGCCGGCGGGACGATGCCCGCCGCCGAGCAGGTGCTCGTGCTCGCCCGGGCCAAGGCCGAGGACGTCGCCTCGCACGCGCCCTCCACGGACGTCGTCCTGGGGTGTGACTCCATGCTCGAGCTGGACGACGGGTCGGGCCCCGACGTCCTCGGCAAGCCGGCCGACGCCGCGGACGCCGTCGCCCGCTGGCGCCGGATGCGCGGCCGGTCCGGTGTCCTCCACACCGGGCACTGGCTCGTCCGTCCGGGCGACGGGGAGGCGGGTGGGACGTCCTCGACCGTCGTGCACTTCGCGGACCTCACCGACGAGGAGATCGAGGCCTACGTGGCCACCGGCGAGCCGCTCGCCGTCGCGGGGGCGTTCACCGTGGACGGCCTGGGCGGGGCGTTCGTCACGGCGATCGAGGGCGACTACCACGGCGTCGTCGGCGTGAGCCTGCCCCTCGTCCGGGTCCTGCTGGCGGAGCTGGGCCTGGCGTGGACGGACCTCTGGGCGCCGCGGTAGCCCCGCCGGCGGTCCCCGCACCGGCGCCTGCGCCGGTGCCCGTCACAGCCGGGCGATGACCGCGTCGAGCATCTCCTCGGTGAGCCGTCCGGTGAAGGTGTTCTGCTGGCTGACGTGGTAGCTGCCGTGCAGACGCAGGGTCCGGCCCTCGGGCGTGCGCAGCTCGGTCCGCGCGTCGTGGCCGAACCTGGGCCGCGGCCGCGGCACCTCCCAGCCGAGGCGCCGCGCCGCGGCGAGGGTCGCGTCCCAGCCGATGGCACCGAGCGCGAGGAGCGAGCGCAGCCCCGGTGCGGCCAGCTCGAGGTCGCGGTCGAGCCAGTGCCCGCAGGTGGCGCGCTCGAGCGGGGTGGGCCGGTTCGCGGGCGGGGCGCAGCGCACGGCGGCGACGATGCGCACGCCGGTCAGCTCGAGGCCGTCACCCGCGGCGGTGCTGGTGGGGCGGCTGGCGTAGCCGGCCCGGTGCAGGGCGGCGTAGATCCAGTCGCCGCTGCGGTCGCCGGTGAACATCCGCCCCGTGCGGTTGGTTCCGTTCGCCGCGGGCGCGAGCCCCACGACGAGCACCTGCGGCCGAGGGTCGCCGAACCCGGGCCCCGGACGCCCCCAGTACGGCTGGTCGGCGAACGCGGCCCGGCGCCCGGCCGTGGCCACCTCCTCCCGCCAGGCGACCAGTCGCGGGCACGCCCGGCAGACCGAGACGCGGGCGTCGAGGGCGGCGACGTCCCCCGCGCCGCTGGCGAGGGCCGCGACCTGGGCCTCGTCGCGCGCGACGGGCGTGCCGGGGAGCGCGGGGTCCCCGGGCCAGCCCGTCCCCGGCGGGACGGGCGAGGTGAACCGTTGACCGGTGATCGGGTGGGGGCGCGGCGGGACCTCGGGCACCACCCCATGCTGCCCGCTCCGCACCGCTCACGCCCGGCGCACCTCCGCGCGGGACGGTCCCTTCCGGACCGCCCACGCCCCGGCGCACCTCTCCGCGGGACGGTGTTTGTCCGGGTGCTACGAAGGTCACCGTCCCGGGCCGTCGAGACCTCCCGGTTGTTTGTGAACATCCCACAAGTTCATTTCGGCTCGCTTGCGGGGATGGACAGACTTCCGCACGCACGCGGGTCCGGTTGTGAGGCGCACGGCCCCCGCGGCTAACGTGAGCCGGTCAGGGAGCACGGAACCCGCGGGACGCCCCGTCGTGCTGCGCCGCCCCCCGGGGCCCGATCGACCAGGAGAGCAGATGACGAGCACCGTGAGCCAGCCGGCCGAGCGCCGGCTCACCAAGGTGCTCATCGCCAACCGCGGCGAGATCGCGGTGCGCGTCGCCCGGGCCTGCGCCGACGCCGGCATCGCCACCGTCGCGGTCTACGCCGACACCGACCGTGACGCCCTGCACGTCACGCTCGCCGACGAGGCCTTCGCCCTGGGCGGGATGCGCGCCGCCGAGACCTACCTCGACGCCGGCAAGCTCCTCGACGTCGCCCGCCGCTGCGGCGCCGACGCCGTCCACCCCGGGTACGGGTTCCTCTCCGAGAACGCCGACTTCGCGCGCGCCGTCGAGGCCGCCGGCCTGGTGTGGATCGGCCCGCCGCCGTCGGCGATCGAGGCGCTGGGGGACAAGGTCACCGCCCGGCACATCGCCCAGCGCGTGGGCGCCCCGCTCGTGCCCGGCACGTCCGACCCCGTCACGGGCCCGGACGAGGTCCTCGCGTTCGCCGACGCGCACGGCCTCCCGGTGGCCATCAAGGCGGCGTACGGCGGCGGCGGTCGCGGGCTCAAGGTCGCCCGGAGCCGGGAGCAGATCCCCGAGCTCTTCGACTCCGCCGTGCGCGAGGCGACGGCGGCGTTCGGGCGCGGCGAGTGCTTCGTCGAGCGCTTCCTCGACCGTCCCCGCCACGTGGAGACCCAGTGCCTCGCCGACGCGCACGGCACCGTGGTGGTGGTCTCGACCCGTGACTGCTCCCTCCAGCGCCGCCACCAGAAGCTCGTCGAGGAGGCGCCGGCACCGTTCCTCACGGCCGAGCAGGAGAGCAGCCTCGTCACGGCCTCCCGGGCGATCCTGCGCGAGGCCGGCTACGTCGGCGCCGGCACGTGCGAGTTCCTCGTCGGGACGGACGGGACCATCTCCTTCCTCGAGGTCAACACCCGCCTCCAGGTCGAGCACCCGGTCACCGAGGAGGTCTCGGGCATCGACCTCGTGCGCGAGCAGCTGCGCATCGCCGCCGGCGAGCCGCTCGGCTACGACGAGGTCGCCGTCCGCGGCCACAGCATCGAGCTGCGGATCAACGGCGAGGACCCGGCCTCGGGCTTCATGCCGGCACAGGGGACGATCAGCTCCCTGACGTGGCCGAGCGGCCCGGGTGTGCGGGTGGACTCCGGGGTGGTGGCCGGCGACGCCGTCTCCGGCGCCTTCGACTCCATGCTCGCCAAGATCATCGTCACCGGCGCGACCCGCACCCAGGCCATCGAGCGGGCGCGGCGGGCGCTGCGCGAGGCCGAGGTGGTCGGGCTGCCGACCGTGCTGCCGTTCCACCGCGGCGTGCTCGCCGAGCCCGACTTCGTCGCCGCGGACGGGGCGGACTCCTTCCGGGTGCACACCACCTGGATCGAGACCGACTACGCCGAGCGCCTGCGGGCCCTGCCCTCCACCCGTACGCAGCCCTCCCCCGCCGCGGCCGAGGAGGAGGCGCCCGCGACCGAGCGGGTCGTCGTCGAGGTCGGCGGCAAGCGCCTCGAGGTGGTCATCCCCGCCGCGCTGGGCATCTCCGCCTCCCGGGGCGCGGGCCGCCGGCCGCTGCGACGCACCGCGCGCGCCACGGCGGGCCCCGGCACCAACGGCAAGGGCCTGACCTCACCGATGCAGGGCACGATCGTCAAGGTCGCGGTCGCCGACGGCGAGATCGTCGCCGCGGGGGACCTCGTGGTCGTGCTGGAGGCGATGAAGATGGAGCAGCCGCTCCTCGCCCACCGGGCCGGCCGCGTGCACTCGATGAGCGCCGCGGTGGGGCAGAACGTCACCAGCGGCGCCGTCATCTGCCAGATCGACCCCCTCGACGACGGCGACAGCACGGACTGACCCTTGAGCCCGCACGAGCACCCGCCGCCGGACGCCCGGGTGCACCGCCGGTCCGGTGACGGCTGGGTGGACTGCTCGTGCGGCGCCGAGCACTGGGGGCTCAACGGCGCCGCGGGCCTGCTCGTCTGGCGTCGCGAGGCCGGCCGGGTGCGCGTGGTGCTCCAGCACCGCGCGCTGTGGTCCCACCACGGCGGCACGTGGGGCCTGCCCGGCGGGGCCCTCGGCGACGGCGAGCCGGCCGTCGACGGCGCGGTGCGCGAGGCCGTCGAGGAGGCCGGTGTGCTTCCTGGCGCTCTGCGGGTGCGTGCCGACCGGACCCTGGCGCACCCGCAGTGGTCCTACACGACCGTCGTGGCGGAGGCCGTCGAGCCGTTCACCCCTCAGGTCAGCGACGCCGAGAGCCTCGAGGTCGCCTGGGTGGACCTCGCGGAGGTCACGGCCCTGCCGCTGCTGCCCGCGTTCGGCGCCGCCCTGCCCGAGCTCACCGCGATGACGCGCCGCCTGGTCCTGGTCGTCGACGCCGCGAACGTGGTGGGCTCT
Coding sequences within it:
- a CDS encoding biotin carboxylase N-terminal domain-containing protein, with amino-acid sequence MTSTVSQPAERRLTKVLIANRGEIAVRVARACADAGIATVAVYADTDRDALHVTLADEAFALGGMRAAETYLDAGKLLDVARRCGADAVHPGYGFLSENADFARAVEAAGLVWIGPPPSAIEALGDKVTARHIAQRVGAPLVPGTSDPVTGPDEVLAFADAHGLPVAIKAAYGGGGRGLKVARSREQIPELFDSAVREATAAFGRGECFVERFLDRPRHVETQCLADAHGTVVVVSTRDCSLQRRHQKLVEEAPAPFLTAEQESSLVTASRAILREAGYVGAGTCEFLVGTDGTISFLEVNTRLQVEHPVTEEVSGIDLVREQLRIAAGEPLGYDEVAVRGHSIELRINGEDPASGFMPAQGTISSLTWPSGPGVRVDSGVVAGDAVSGAFDSMLAKIIVTGATRTQAIERARRALREAEVVGLPTVLPFHRGVLAEPDFVAADGADSFRVHTTWIETDYAERLRALPSTRTQPSPAAAEEEAPATERVVVEVGGKRLEVVIPAALGISASRGAGRRPLRRTARATAGPGTNGKGLTSPMQGTIVKVAVADGEIVAAGDLVVVLEAMKMEQPLLAHRAGRVHSMSAAVGQNVTSGAVICQIDPLDDGDSTD
- a CDS encoding NUDIX domain-containing protein; translation: MSPHEHPPPDARVHRRSGDGWVDCSCGAEHWGLNGAAGLLVWRREAGRVRVVLQHRALWSHHGGTWGLPGGALGDGEPAVDGAVREAVEEAGVLPGALRVRADRTLAHPQWSYTTVVAEAVEPFTPQVSDAESLEVAWVDLAEVTALPLLPAFGAALPELTAMTRRLVLVVDAANVVGSRPDGWWSDRAGATVRLRDHLVGLAGDGLPATALGLPGARWYPEVVLVAEGAARGLPPADGVRVVDAPGSGDDAVVAAVADLTSDPATVVAVATADRELADRVRRAGAVAVVGPRLVRH